A section of the Deinococcus taeanensis genome encodes:
- a CDS encoding LytS/YhcK type 5TM receptor domain-containing protein: MNLPQMLNELLINMALLVAGVFMLSLTLTARPQSDSPARLLIRYAGAVAVAFLLLLNTVQIAPGLLFDFRSVMVALAARRYGTLVGLLVALPVALYRLSLGAPARGRPCLA, from the coding sequence GTGAACCTGCCGCAGATGCTCAACGAACTCCTCATCAACATGGCGCTGCTGGTGGCCGGGGTGTTCATGTTGAGCCTCACCCTGACCGCCCGGCCGCAGTCGGACTCACCGGCCCGCCTGCTGATCCGGTACGCGGGGGCCGTGGCCGTGGCTTTTCTGCTGCTGCTGAACACCGTACAGATCGCGCCGGGGCTGCTGTTCGACTTCCGGTCCGTGATGGTGGCCCTCGCCGCACGCCGGTACGGCACGCTCGTGGGCCTGCTCGTGGCCCTCCCGGTCGCGCTGTACCGGCTTTCGCTGGGGGCCCCGGCGCGTGGCCGGCCGTGCTTAGCCTGA
- a CDS encoding HD domain-containing phosphohydrolase, whose translation MPAGPGRLTSLVSGHEQRLLGQPVEFFSTAAGPDSAPERLTRLIARVFQSAVLVQRAGEEPGWFTAAPGGAGQAEPASLPPELLGFLAGSGGLLDVPDTWADARFQAWLPTPGACVSAALTGPCGEIRGSLSLLHAQPRAPLTAHEQDTLREFAQLLTDELVRHDTHQALLREQQRQRWMLANADTMFWEFTPATGRLRLSGEAQDLGLDTHTLPGTLADWAALLHPQDRERAMTALTTAVQRAEPYADRYRVVTTGGEVAWVRAQGQPEYRPCGTLSAFVGTVQNVTAQTQREQALQESQARLRAVLESIPDSITLKDAGGRYQMINHATTVLFDRSAPDVLGQTDETLLDPFVSAQVRTADERVRMTGQPYTFESTVGGRILMTSKHPYRLGTETLGVVSVSRDVSEHRHLEQQLERQVSLTGSLLQSLPGAFVALDRQGRFTYANVTAERLLGFAPGTLIGREVRDVCSWLRGSELEQQLTQVAAGRGPLRCETQSPETGEWYEVHAAPAPDGLAVSFLNVTARRHMEETLLSLNETLERRVQERTAELQDMVARDALTRLPNRRAFDDALDEALRDAAEQGAPLYLLLLDLDDLQGINDRDGRKHGDYLLQCFASALQEVFAGHGQVFRLGGDEFTVLLTGRHWSGSELRAQLERVSHSRHWQAAGAPRASVGSVAFPADAQAANDLLRLADQRMLREKTARRATRGLADTNGDGTLGQLSTDMLWQAARATSALIRSDGTVGRDGWQSFLHAAVAALPGAEAGSLYMLEGDTFVMVAQTGYSDALLGAAHAAPLMKDWYGPHGDWEAGEARVLRDAALIAKLARSTFDPAAQPAVLEAFEVLGEFDHLQVTVAVPVVVSGRVVALLNLDNLRAHDAFGPQELRTAEEFARQAAAMLATHERRAREQARTRELEVLSKVNAALGSVRRPEDIERVLVEEARALLRTEHVAFAQYEAHDDALHLLFRSGTFQQETCPALPRGQGITWQAVTTGQVIHVARTDLDERVCHTGHLLSGALIAAPLPAAPGVPMSAILAMRPAPEVFTDLDGRLLGALAAAGVAAFERVHAAAEERRRAEELRLLSELSEFTGAADDASTVARQCLTACRTFLNADVALFVPADPDDTWADGTFPETGPLGEAPAVTAGRLLGAGPYRATHTYATLDGAHPALVQAGLQAAVKLPVMERGERAGLVALLWFRPLPALPDAAAPLLMRAAELIGHALDRQAHIADVEATREGALLALGLSLELRDFETAGHTERVVRLALAVGRAMGLDDTQLETLRVGAYLHDIGKLAVPDAILLKPGRLDPEEWTVMQSHAATGHALVSRIPTLPQGAKGVVRHHHERWDGGGYPDRLAGEAIPVAARIFSVVDVFDALTSERPYKHAWPAEDALQEIQAQAGRQFDPQVVQVALAVLTAGEAQPGGDA comes from the coding sequence GTGCCCGCCGGGCCAGGCCGGCTGACGTCCCTCGTGAGCGGCCATGAGCAGCGGCTACTCGGCCAGCCCGTGGAGTTCTTCTCCACGGCGGCCGGGCCGGACAGCGCCCCGGAACGCCTGACGCGCCTGATCGCCCGGGTGTTCCAGAGCGCGGTGCTGGTGCAGCGCGCCGGCGAGGAGCCGGGCTGGTTCACAGCGGCGCCCGGCGGTGCAGGTCAGGCCGAACCGGCCTCCCTGCCCCCGGAGCTGCTGGGCTTCCTGGCCGGGTCCGGCGGACTGCTTGACGTGCCCGACACGTGGGCCGACGCGCGCTTTCAGGCGTGGCTGCCCACGCCGGGCGCCTGCGTGTCCGCGGCCCTCACCGGCCCCTGCGGAGAGATCCGGGGTAGCCTGAGTCTGCTTCACGCGCAGCCCCGCGCTCCACTCACGGCGCACGAACAGGACACCCTGCGTGAATTCGCGCAGCTGCTGACGGATGAACTCGTGCGGCACGACACGCACCAAGCTCTGCTGCGCGAGCAGCAGCGGCAGCGCTGGATGCTCGCGAACGCGGATACGATGTTCTGGGAGTTCACGCCCGCCACAGGGCGCCTGCGCCTGAGTGGGGAAGCGCAGGACCTGGGCCTGGACACCCACACGCTACCGGGCACCCTGGCGGACTGGGCGGCGCTGCTGCACCCGCAGGACCGCGAGCGGGCCATGACGGCCCTGACCACCGCCGTGCAGCGCGCCGAGCCTTACGCCGACCGCTACCGCGTGGTGACAACCGGCGGCGAGGTGGCGTGGGTGCGGGCCCAGGGCCAGCCGGAATACCGGCCCTGCGGCACGCTGTCCGCGTTCGTGGGAACCGTGCAGAACGTCACGGCGCAGACGCAGCGCGAACAGGCGCTGCAGGAAAGTCAGGCGCGACTGCGTGCCGTGCTGGAAAGCATTCCCGACTCCATCACGCTGAAGGACGCGGGCGGCCGCTACCAGATGATCAACCACGCCACCACCGTCCTCTTTGATCGTTCCGCGCCGGACGTGCTTGGCCAGACGGACGAAACGCTGCTGGACCCGTTTGTCAGTGCGCAGGTTCGTACCGCCGATGAGCGGGTGCGGATGACCGGGCAGCCTTACACCTTTGAAAGCACGGTCGGCGGGCGCATCCTGATGACCAGCAAGCATCCGTACCGGCTGGGGACGGAAACGCTGGGCGTGGTGAGCGTCAGCCGGGACGTGAGTGAGCACCGGCACCTCGAGCAGCAGCTCGAACGGCAGGTCAGCCTGACCGGCAGCCTGCTGCAGAGCCTGCCCGGCGCGTTCGTTGCGCTTGACCGGCAGGGCCGGTTCACCTACGCGAATGTGACCGCGGAGCGGCTCCTCGGGTTCGCGCCGGGCACCCTGATCGGCCGGGAAGTCCGGGACGTGTGCAGCTGGCTGCGGGGCAGCGAGCTGGAACAGCAGCTCACGCAGGTCGCGGCCGGCCGCGGTCCGCTGCGCTGCGAGACGCAGTCGCCCGAGACCGGCGAGTGGTACGAGGTGCACGCCGCACCTGCACCGGACGGTCTGGCCGTGTCATTCCTGAATGTCACTGCCCGGCGGCACATGGAAGAAACGCTGCTGTCGCTGAACGAGACGCTTGAGCGGCGCGTGCAGGAGCGCACCGCGGAACTGCAGGACATGGTCGCCCGGGACGCCCTCACCCGCCTGCCGAACCGGCGGGCATTCGACGACGCGCTCGACGAGGCGCTTCGGGACGCCGCTGAGCAGGGTGCCCCGCTGTACCTGCTGCTGCTGGACCTTGATGACCTGCAGGGCATTAACGACCGCGATGGGCGCAAGCACGGCGATTACCTGCTGCAGTGCTTCGCGTCGGCGCTGCAGGAGGTGTTTGCCGGGCACGGCCAGGTGTTCCGGCTGGGCGGTGACGAGTTCACGGTGCTGCTCACCGGCCGGCACTGGTCAGGCAGTGAGCTGCGCGCGCAGCTTGAGCGCGTCTCGCACAGCCGGCACTGGCAGGCGGCCGGCGCGCCGCGTGCGTCGGTGGGCAGCGTCGCCTTTCCTGCTGACGCCCAGGCCGCGAACGACCTGCTGCGCCTCGCGGACCAGCGGATGCTGCGGGAGAAGACCGCGCGGCGCGCCACGCGCGGCTTGGCTGACACGAACGGCGACGGCACACTCGGCCAGCTGAGCACCGACATGCTGTGGCAGGCGGCGCGCGCCACCTCCGCCCTGATCCGCTCGGACGGCACCGTGGGCCGCGACGGCTGGCAGTCGTTTTTGCACGCGGCCGTCGCGGCCCTCCCGGGCGCGGAAGCCGGGTCGCTGTACATGCTTGAAGGAGACACGTTCGTCATGGTCGCCCAGACCGGGTACTCGGACGCCCTGCTGGGCGCGGCGCACGCCGCACCCCTCATGAAGGACTGGTACGGGCCGCACGGGGACTGGGAGGCCGGGGAAGCGCGGGTCCTGAGAGACGCGGCGCTGATCGCGAAGCTGGCGCGCAGCACCTTCGACCCGGCCGCGCAACCGGCCGTGCTGGAGGCCTTCGAAGTGCTGGGTGAATTTGATCACCTGCAGGTCACCGTGGCCGTCCCGGTGGTGGTGTCCGGGCGGGTGGTGGCGCTGCTGAACCTGGATAACCTGCGTGCCCATGACGCCTTCGGTCCGCAGGAACTGCGCACCGCTGAGGAGTTCGCCCGGCAGGCCGCGGCGATGCTGGCCACGCATGAACGGCGTGCCCGTGAGCAGGCGCGAACGCGGGAACTGGAGGTTCTGTCGAAGGTGAATGCCGCGCTGGGTTCGGTGCGCCGCCCGGAGGACATCGAGCGGGTCCTGGTCGAGGAAGCGCGGGCGCTGCTGCGCACCGAGCACGTGGCGTTCGCGCAGTACGAAGCGCACGACGACGCCCTGCACCTGCTGTTCCGGTCGGGCACATTCCAGCAGGAGACGTGCCCGGCGCTGCCGCGTGGGCAGGGCATCACCTGGCAGGCCGTGACGACCGGACAGGTTATTCACGTGGCCCGCACGGACCTGGACGAACGCGTGTGCCACACCGGTCATCTGCTGAGCGGCGCGCTGATCGCCGCGCCTCTGCCCGCCGCGCCGGGCGTGCCCATGAGCGCCATTCTTGCCATGCGGCCCGCGCCGGAAGTGTTCACGGACCTCGACGGGCGGCTGCTGGGCGCGCTGGCCGCGGCGGGTGTCGCGGCGTTCGAGCGGGTGCATGCGGCGGCCGAGGAGCGCCGCCGGGCGGAGGAACTGCGCCTGCTCTCCGAGCTGTCTGAATTCACTGGCGCCGCTGATGACGCCTCCACCGTCGCCCGGCAGTGCCTCACGGCGTGCCGCACCTTCCTGAACGCCGACGTGGCCCTGTTCGTCCCGGCCGACCCGGACGACACCTGGGCTGACGGGACCTTCCCGGAAACCGGGCCGCTGGGGGAGGCGCCGGCCGTCACGGCCGGCCGTCTGCTCGGTGCCGGGCCGTACCGCGCCACCCACACCTACGCCACCCTGGACGGCGCACACCCGGCCCTGGTGCAGGCCGGCCTGCAGGCGGCCGTGAAACTCCCGGTGATGGAACGAGGGGAGCGGGCCGGCCTGGTAGCGCTGCTGTGGTTCCGGCCTCTTCCGGCGCTGCCGGACGCCGCCGCGCCCCTGTTGATGCGCGCCGCGGAACTGATCGGTCACGCCCTGGACCGGCAAGCGCACATCGCGGACGTGGAAGCCACCCGTGAAGGCGCGCTGCTGGCGCTGGGTCTGTCCCTGGAACTCCGGGATTTCGAGACTGCCGGGCATACCGAACGCGTGGTGCGGCTGGCCCTGGCGGTGGGGCGCGCCATGGGCCTGGACGACACGCAGCTGGAAACCCTGCGGGTGGGCGCGTACCTGCATGACATCGGGAAACTCGCTGTACCGGACGCCATCCTGCTCAAACCCGGGCGCCTTGACCCGGAGGAGTGGACGGTCATGCAGAGCCACGCGGCGACCGGGCACGCCCTGGTGAGCCGCATCCCGACCCTGCCGCAGGGCGCGAAGGGCGTCGTGCGGCACCACCACGAACGCTGGGATGGCGGCGGTTACCCCGACCGGCTGGCCGGCGAGGCCATTCCTGTGGCCGCCCGCATCTTCAGCGTGGTGGACGTCTTCGACGCCCTGACGAGTGAGCGGCCGTACAAACACGCCTGGCCGGCCGAGGACGCCCTGCAGGAAATCCAGGCGCAGGCGGGCCGGCAGTTCGACCCGCAGGTCGTACAGGTGGCCCTGGCGGTCCTGACTGCCGGTGAGGCACAACCCGGAGGTGACGCGTGA
- a CDS encoding response regulator, with amino-acid sequence MPGSTPQRLCVLLVDDNPADRLLAEEAFGAMPDAVSVHMCQSGHDALAWLRAHKDALPDVMILDVNMPGMTGLEVLQIVRDDPGFRHLPVVMLSTSDQPEDINRAYELVASSYWVKQADFAGFLKQIEDFVRFWQHARFRNRAPAPRRQ; translated from the coding sequence ATGCCCGGAAGCACCCCCCAACGCCTGTGCGTCCTGCTCGTGGACGACAACCCGGCAGACCGGCTGCTGGCCGAGGAGGCATTCGGCGCCATGCCTGACGCCGTCAGTGTGCACATGTGCCAGAGCGGTCATGACGCCCTCGCCTGGCTGCGCGCTCACAAAGACGCTCTGCCTGACGTCATGATCCTGGATGTGAACATGCCTGGCATGACTGGCCTGGAGGTCCTGCAGATCGTCCGCGATGACCCGGGCTTCCGGCACCTGCCGGTCGTGATGCTGTCCACGTCGGACCAGCCCGAGGACATCAACCGCGCCTATGAACTTGTCGCCAGCTCCTACTGGGTGAAGCAGGCCGACTTCGCAGGATTCCTGAAGCAGATCGAGGACTTCGTGCGCTTCTGGCAGCACGCCCGCTTCCGAAACCGTGCGCCTGCCCCCCGCCGCCAGTAG
- a CDS encoding glycogen synthase translates to MRVVHVASEVFPFSRSGGLGDVLGALPAQQARLGAGVSVVSPWYADIRQPVREVWRGSLDIPGSVPLQNVRVGELSMGGVQYLFVGLEAFDRPGLYFPDDVWRFAQFGRAVLPALAQLGVQPDVLHGHDWQAGLVVACARLAGLRAVFSVHNLQYQGRWNLLDGMGWTGLPEWAFTHEGLEFHGDVNLMKAGLVFASQVTTVSPTYALEITMPEYGEGLEGLMLRLTHEGRLSGILNGLDQERWDPRVDPDIEPFGDLTGKAAAGAALRAEFGLDGAPVLAAVSRLAEQKGMDLLIEALPALTQDWNVVVLGGGDPRLEEGLRAWASHERVAFAQGMNETLAHRIYAGADAFAMPSRFEPCGLSQMIAMRYGTLPVVRETGGLVDTVPHEVGFRFAGVTPGALIEACAQARAVFENRAEWAGRVERGMSLDFSWEGPTREYLGLYARVLGGPLRPLTGLVDA, encoded by the coding sequence ATGCGTGTCGTGCATGTGGCGTCCGAGGTGTTCCCGTTCTCGCGGTCCGGTGGCCTGGGTGATGTGCTGGGCGCCCTCCCGGCGCAGCAGGCGCGTCTGGGTGCGGGTGTAAGTGTCGTTTCCCCCTGGTACGCGGACATCCGTCAGCCGGTCAGGGAGGTGTGGCGCGGTTCGCTGGATATTCCGGGCAGCGTGCCCCTGCAGAACGTGCGCGTGGGGGAGCTGTCGATGGGCGGCGTGCAGTACCTGTTCGTGGGTCTTGAAGCGTTTGACCGGCCGGGCCTGTACTTCCCGGATGACGTGTGGCGCTTCGCGCAGTTCGGGCGGGCGGTGCTGCCGGCGCTGGCGCAGCTGGGTGTGCAGCCGGACGTGCTGCACGGGCATGACTGGCAGGCAGGGCTGGTGGTGGCCTGCGCGCGCCTGGCTGGTCTGCGCGCGGTGTTCAGCGTACACAACCTGCAGTACCAGGGCCGCTGGAACCTGCTGGACGGCATGGGCTGGACGGGCCTGCCGGAGTGGGCGTTCACGCATGAGGGTCTGGAATTTCACGGGGACGTGAACCTGATGAAGGCCGGGCTGGTGTTCGCGTCGCAGGTGACGACCGTAAGCCCGACGTATGCGCTGGAGATCACCATGCCCGAGTACGGTGAGGGGCTGGAGGGGCTGATGCTGCGCCTGACGCATGAGGGGCGCCTGAGCGGCATTCTGAACGGGCTTGATCAGGAGCGCTGGGATCCGCGGGTGGATCCGGACATCGAGCCGTTCGGGGACCTGACGGGCAAGGCCGCGGCGGGCGCGGCGCTGCGCGCGGAGTTCGGTCTGGACGGCGCGCCGGTGCTGGCCGCCGTGAGCCGACTCGCGGAGCAGAAGGGCATGGACCTGCTGATTGAAGCCCTGCCGGCCCTCACGCAGGACTGGAACGTGGTGGTGCTGGGCGGCGGGGACCCGCGCCTGGAGGAGGGTCTGCGGGCGTGGGCGTCGCATGAACGGGTGGCGTTTGCGCAGGGCATGAACGAGACTCTGGCGCACCGCATCTATGCCGGGGCGGACGCGTTCGCCATGCCCAGCCGCTTTGAGCCGTGCGGGCTGTCGCAGATGATTGCGATGCGCTACGGCACCCTGCCCGTCGTGCGGGAAACCGGCGGGCTGGTGGATACGGTGCCGCACGAGGTGGGTTTCCGGTTTGCGGGTGTGACGCCCGGCGCGCTCATAGAGGCGTGCGCGCAGGCGCGCGCAGTCTTTGAGAACCGGGCAGAGTGGGCCGGGCGGGTGGAGCGCGGCATGAGCCTGGATTTCAGCTGGGAGGGACCGACCCGGGAGTACCTGGGCCTGTACGCGCGGGTGCTGGGCGGCCCGCTGCGCCCCCTGACCGGTCTGGTGGACGCTTGA
- a CDS encoding GGDEF domain-containing protein — translation MSVLAAWDTGLLRRTPHFAVGGRAGPWWGPFALFGLTSLPTFLAFMLAGRSPLDALPVYLSIAGLSAVGLWAGQVADFTRLQALARVEQLEELAYRDPLTGAFNRRRFDDDLSGLHPPAFLLLLDLDHFKRINDTYSHDAGDQTLAVTAQVLQELVRPTDHVYRMGGEEFAVLLAPCEPAAALEVANRVCRGVARDVGVRAGLPGVQITVSGGLAPALGPKREVLRTADESLYAAKAAGRNRIHAAAPLNAPAWAAHAPPVQPAPSSTPADPGR, via the coding sequence GTGTCCGTGCTGGCCGCCTGGGACACCGGCCTGCTGCGCCGGACGCCGCACTTCGCGGTCGGTGGCCGGGCCGGGCCGTGGTGGGGGCCGTTTGCGCTGTTCGGCCTGACGAGCCTCCCGACGTTCCTCGCGTTCATGCTGGCCGGCCGCTCCCCGCTGGACGCCCTTCCGGTCTACCTGAGCATCGCCGGGCTCAGCGCAGTGGGCCTGTGGGCGGGGCAGGTCGCGGACTTCACGCGCCTGCAGGCCCTGGCGCGCGTCGAGCAGCTGGAGGAACTCGCGTACCGTGACCCGCTCACCGGGGCTTTCAACCGCCGCCGTTTTGACGATGACCTGAGCGGCCTGCACCCCCCCGCCTTCCTGCTGCTGCTCGACCTGGATCACTTCAAGCGGATCAACGACACGTACAGCCACGACGCCGGGGATCAGACGCTGGCCGTCACAGCGCAGGTTCTGCAGGAACTGGTGCGCCCCACCGACCACGTGTACCGGATGGGTGGAGAGGAATTCGCAGTGTTGCTCGCGCCGTGTGAACCGGCCGCAGCCCTGGAGGTCGCCAACCGCGTGTGCCGGGGCGTCGCGCGCGACGTGGGCGTCCGGGCAGGCCTGCCGGGTGTGCAGATCACGGTGTCCGGCGGGCTGGCGCCGGCCCTCGGCCCGAAGCGGGAAGTGCTGCGCACGGCCGATGAGTCCCTGTACGCTGCGAAAGCAGCGGGGCGCAACCGGATTCATGCCGCCGCCCCGTTGAATGCACCGGCCTGGGCGGCACACGCCCCGCCGGTGCAGCCGGCACCGTCCTCCACTCCCGCGGACCCCGGCCGGTAA